The Haloplanus natans DSM 17983 DNA segment CTCGTCGACGTGGGGGACCATCTCTTGGAAGTTGATCTGCTGGGTGATCGGCTCCCCGCGAACGAGTAAGTCGCCGGTCTCGGGCTCCACCACGTACGACCAGGAGGTCTTGCCGGCGCTGTAGACGACGTCGCCCTCGTAGTCACGGTGTGGCACCTCGATGTCGCGGAGCAGCATCCGCATCATGCCCGCGTCGTAGTCCCAGATGTCGTGTGAGGACTCCTGATGTGCCCACTGGAGTTCGCCGGTGTGGATGTCGACGGCGACCGTGCCACAGGTGTTCCGGTTCGGCCCCGGCCGGACGGTGCCGTTGAAGTCCGGGCTCGGGTTGCCGACGTTGAAATAGAGGAGTTCGCGCTCGGTGTCGAGCGTGGGCGTCATCCAGTTCGTCCCGCCGGACTGTTTGAAGGATTCGCCGACCCACTCCTCCTCGGGACAGGTGCGCATCCGCCACAGTTCGTCACCGGTTTCGGCGTCGAGCGCGCAGTGGAACCCGCGGACGCCGTACTCGCCGCCCGCCGACCCGGTGAACAGTTTTCCGTCGTAGACGATCGGTGCCCACGTCGAGGAGTACCCGTCCTTGTAGTCCTCGGTGGAGGTGTACCACAGCTCCTCGCCGGTGTAGCGATCGAGCGCCTGCACGCCCGAGTCCAGCGAGGTCATGTAGATTTTGTCCTCGTACACCGCGACGCCACGGTTGTTGTCGTCACAACAGAGGACGGCATCCTCCGGCGCGGGATACGTGTAGCTCCAGAGCACCTCCCCCTCGCGGGCGTCGATGGCTTTCACGTGGCTCGGCCCGTTGGCCTGGTACATGATCGGCGGGTCGCCGGGGACGACGATGGGCGAGCCCTCCATGCTGGAGTTGGCCCCGACAGTCATCTCGTATTCGAGTTCCAGCTCCCCGACGTTGTCCTTCGTGATGACGTCGGCGGTGGTGTAGCGGTGTCCCTCGTAGTTGTTGCCGAACATCAGCCAACTCTCGGGGTCTTCGCTCTCCAGGAGCATCTCCTGGGTCACGTCGAATCGTGGGATTCGATCCGTATCGTGCTGGTCGAGCACCGCCTCATCGGGTGCGTTGAACACCTGATAGCCGAGGTCGGTCTCTTCGACGATCGTTTCGCTCGCTGCCTTGATAGCTTCGTCTTCTTCGACTGCCATTATCTTGTTTGGTATCCGTATCGTGTTATCTCGCCGGCGAGGGCGCGCGGTTCTCCTCGTTGATCCAGAACGCTTCCTGCATCAACTCCTCTTGATTGACGATCGTGATCGCAGCCCCAGAACTGAGTGCGGCGACGATCCGGCGGTCGCTCGACCCGTCATCGTTCGCCACCGCGTGGGCGGCACGCAGGAACAGATACACACCGCCGAGGATGGCCTTCGTCCGCCAGAACGCGTCGTCGACGATCGAGTCCGTGAGCAGGATTTCCTTCTGCTTGAGGTGCCGATCGAGCGCCTTGACCCACAGCAGCCCGCCGCCGACCGCCCGATGGTACAACGGCGGGACGTAGTCGACATCGAACTCGACACCCTCGGGGATTTCCTTGGCTTGAACCCAGTGCGATAGCCGAGTGTCGTTACTGACGAGATCGAGCAGTAGCGCCGTTCGCTCGTGTTCGTCGAACCCGACGTTGGCCAGTTCGTCGGTCAGCATCCCCGTCGCGAGGGTTCCCTCGGCCGTGTGGTCGAGATGTTCCTCGGTGAAGCCGGGGAGGGTGTCCTCGATACGCTCGAAGAACCCGACATCGATTAGATGGTAATACGCTTCCCACACGGGGGCGATCAGCTCACGGTACAGCTCTTCGACCCCCGCATCGCCTGGCCCATGCCGTTCCGGGATCCCTGCCTCTCGAACCGACTCTGCATCCTCGAGGACCGCTTCGAGGTCGTCGACCGCCGAGTCGAGGAGGTCCGCGTCGAGGGACTCACTCAGATCGTTTCTGATCGCTGCCCCCATCGACTCGAACGGCGCCGCATCCGTCCCCTCGATGTCGGTCAACAGGTCGAGGACTGCTTCGGGATCGTCGTCCAAAGCACCGACGTCGAACTCCGTCGTGAGGACCTCTCGATCACGGTCAGTAATACGTGGTTTGTATTCACCTGCCATACGGCATACGTCCTACATGATCATGTAACATTAAGAATACTCATAATTGCTCGCCTACTCAGTCTGTATATAATTGTCCGATGGGCGTCAGCGACGGTACTGTTTAGATTAGCGTACTTGGACTGGGGACACCTCGAAAGCCCCGACTCGCTGGAGTCGGGGGTAGCGAGGCGGCTTCGCCGCCTCGAACACGCGCACGGCTTCGCCGTGCGCGAACCTCGCTGCGGTCCTCGGCCTTCGGCCTGCGGTCCTTGCGTCGGCCGCCTTCCTCCAGCGAGTCGCCCCTTTCAGTCCCACCCGCATCGGCTGGCCACCCGGCCGCCGCCGGGTGGGACTGAAAGGGGCCGGCGTCTCGGCGTACCCGGACGACGCAAGCACCGCAACGCAGTGAGGAGCGCAGCGAGTCCCGGGAGCCGAGACGCCGGGGGCTTTCGAGGTGCTCCCAGTTTCACAGGCTTATCTAAACACTACTTCAGCGACCACCCACGTTTTGATATGTCAGGACTGCCAGAAGCCAACCGATGGAGCTAGTGATCAAACCGTCGCTCCGTTCGGACGATAGCGACGCGGCCGTCCTCGCCGCGGAGACGATGGGGACGCTTGGCGTGAGCGACGGCGACGCCGTCCGGATCGAACACGGCGACTCGGTCACCGCCACCCGGGTACGGACCGGAGCGAACGCCACGACGAACGACGGCGAAATCAGGCTCCAACCTGCGGTCCGGCGCTCGCTCGACGCCGAGCGGGGCGATACCGTCGAGGTGACGGCTACCGTTCCCGAATCGGCCGAACGGGTGACGCTCTCGTTGCCACCCAACCTCTCCGAAGCGGCCGCGTTCGACGTCGTCGAGGCCCTCGAGGGTCGCCCCATCGTCGGCGGGCAGACGCTGACACTCGACGACGACGGTCCGGCGAACGGCCATACGGCGGCCGCCGACCACGGCACGCACGTCTACGTCGACGAAACGAAACCCGACGGGGTCGTCGCAGTGAAAGGGTGGACGTCGATCCGGATTTCGGGTGCGTCCTTCGAGGCCCCGGTCACGCGGTCGGTCGGCGGCGGGGCGGCGCCCGGATACGACGATATCGGTGGGATGGAGTCCGTCATCGAGCAACTCCGCGAGGCCGTCGAAGCGCCGCTGGCGACGCCGGAACCCTTCGATGCGCTCGGCGTCGACCCACCCGGTGGCGTGCTGGTACATGGTCCCCCAGGGACGGGCAAAACGTTGCTCGTCCGGGCGCTCGCTGCCGAAGCCGACCTCCCCTTGATCCAGCGTTCCGGCGCCGAGTTGGTGGCTGGAGATATCGACGGGACGGATCCCTTCGAGAGCGCCCTTTCGGAGGCGGAGGCAAGTGCGCCGTCGATCCTGTTTTTCGACGACCTCGACGCCCTGACCGGCGAGCGGTCGGGCGAACTCGATCACCGCCGGACCGCGCGG contains these protein-coding regions:
- a CDS encoding pyrroloquinoline quinone-dependent dehydrogenase, translated to MAVEEDEAIKAASETIVEETDLGYQVFNAPDEAVLDQHDTDRIPRFDVTQEMLLESEDPESWLMFGNNYEGHRYTTADVITKDNVGELELEYEMTVGANSSMEGSPIVVPGDPPIMYQANGPSHVKAIDAREGEVLWSYTYPAPEDAVLCCDDNNRGVAVYEDKIYMTSLDSGVQALDRYTGEELWYTSTEDYKDGYSSTWAPIVYDGKLFTGSAGGEYGVRGFHCALDAETGDELWRMRTCPEEEWVGESFKQSGGTNWMTPTLDTERELLYFNVGNPSPDFNGTVRPGPNRNTCGTVAVDIHTGELQWAHQESSHDIWDYDAGMMRMLLRDIEVPHRDYEGDVVYSAGKTSWSYVVEPETGDLLVRGEPITQQINFQEMVPHVDEEREYVMLPGLLGGQDWQPASYNPETGLCYHKTLNTPHSVKWRNEEYKPGEKFWGGIVDVEPDEEDIPDEYNGHISAIAAVDPTTGQVVWRDWIDSDRYLWGGTMSTATGLLFAGTQNGNMVAYDAENGDRLWEFDLSEKAISGDPVSWYDPGTEKQYIAIQVGGSGFVGRGPRGDRLAVFSLGA